Below is a window of Verrucomicrobiota bacterium DNA.
AGCGAGGGGGATCGCCCGCACGACGCTCTCCATACTCCAGCGGCACCTTCTGGCCGGTGACCGCCTCGGCCTTTTCAATGATTTCTTTGACCGAAACTCCCTCCCCGGTTCCCACATTCACGGCCGTCGTCTGGCCGCCTTGGCTCAAGTAAGCGAAGGCCCGCAAGTGCGCGTCGGCCAGATCGTCGACATGGATGTAGTCCCGGATGCAGGTGCCATCGGGCGTGGGGTAGTCCGTGCCAAAGACCGTGATCTTATCCCGTTCTCCCCGGATGGCCATCAGCACGAGCGGGATGAGGTGGGTCTCTGGATCGTGGTCCTCGCCGATTTTTCCATCGGCCGCCGCTCCGCAGGCATTGAAATAGCGCAGAAAGACACTCTTGAGCCCGAAGGCCCGATCGCAGTCTTTCAAAACCCACTCCAGCATGAGCTTGCTTCGTCCGTAGGGATTGATGGGGTCTTGCTTCAAGTCTTCGGTGATGGGGATCCGCTCCGGTTCGCCGTAGGTCGCGCAGGTGGAAGAAAAGATGAACTGGCGGCAGCCATGCTTTTCCATGGCCCGCAGGAGCGTGAGGGGGGCGGCCGTGTTGTTCTGGTAATACTTGATTGGGTCGGTGACCGATTCCCCCACATAGGCGAAGGCCGCGAAGTGGATGACACAAGCGATCGGGCCTTGCGCAAAGATCGACTCGATCAAACGGGCATCGGACATGTCCCCCAAAACCAGCTCCACCCCTTCGTCTACAATCGCCCCCTCGTGCCCGTAAGCTAGGTTGTCCAAAACCACCACTTGGTAGCCAGCTGCGGCCAACTGACGAACCGTGTGGGAACCGATGTAGCCGGCCCCGCCCGTGACCAAGACTCTTTCTTTTGCCATGCCCGCACCCAACCAAGTGCCAGGGCCCTGTCAATCCAGAGCTGCCCGAATTGCAGAGCGAGAGGCCGCTCAATCCTCCAGCTCGCTCAACGGGTCATAGAACCGATCCCCCGGGTTCCTGGCCTCAATTTTTTTCTCCCGTTTCATAACGCGCTCGAAATTGCTCTTCCAACGGGCCTGTCGCTTTTGCAAAAGAGCGATCTCGTCCTCCAGGGCGAGGTAGTTCTCATAGCGCTCAGGGGAAAGTTCTCCCTGGGCGATGGCGGCCTCAATCCGACAACCCGCGTCCCCTTGGTGACGGCAATCGCGAAAACGGCACTCGGCCGCGAGCACTTCCAGGTCCTGGAAGGCCTCTCGCAAAGTCTCCTCGTCGGTCCAGAGCTGCACTTCTCGGATCCCAGGGTTGTCGATCAAGACCCCGCCTCCTTTCAACGGCAAAAGAAAGCGTCGGGTGGTCGTATGACGCCCCTTCCCGGTCGCCTCACTCACCTCGCCGATCGCTTGGCGCGCTTCTCCTAAGAGTCGATTGACGAGCGAGGACTTCCCCACGCCCGAGGAGCCCACCAAGGTGAACACTCTTCCCGGACCCAGCTGCCGACGAAAGGCCTCCAGCCCCTCGCCCGTGACCGCACTCACCGAAAGCACCCGCTCGGGCGCCCCCAAGAGGGTTTGGAGCTCGGCGACCCGATGAGCCTGCCTTTCCTCCGCCACCAAATCCGCCTTATTGACCCAAATCCAAGGCTGGCACCCTCCCCGTGCGGCCAACATCAGGAAGCGTTCGATCCTCCGGGGATTGAAATCGACCTCCGCGTCGGTCACGATCACCACCGCATCGACATTGGCAGCGATCACCTGCTCCTCCGTGCCCCGGCCGGGCACTTTGCGAGAGAAACGAGAACGCCGAGCAAGCCGCGCCACCACCCGCCAGCCCACTCTCTCCGCATCGGGCGCTTCCTTAAGCAGAACCCAATCGCCGACCGCCGGGAGATCGGCCTGGACTTGGGCTTCGTGAAAGAGGCGCCCCGCCAGCTCGGCTTCCGTCCAGACTCCTTCCTGCAAGAGCACCTCGTAGCTGATCCCGAGGTCGCCCGTCACCAGAGCCGGCACCACCGTTTGGCCCTGGGAACGCTTCCGGAACTCGCGCTCCAGCGCATCGTTCCAGCCCAGATCTTCCAGCGCGGTCGGCATAAGAGGCATTTCACCCGAAGCCCTCCTGGGCATCGGGCACGAATTGATCCTTTCAACCTTCGCCACCTCGTGTCAAACTCCCACCTCAGGTCGCCCGCGACCTCTGTTTTCCCGATCCAAGCTCCCATGTCAGCGCGCATTGCTTCGCAGGAATTCCTTCATCCACTTTTAGACCAAGCCAATATTGGCCGCATCGAACTCCATCCCTCGGATGGCACCATTCGCTTTGTCAGCAGTGCCATTGGCCATTGGCTGGATGGGGCCCCGGAATCGTTCGTAGGCCGCCGGTTGACCGACTACGTGGTGGAGGAACTGCGAGGGGATCACCAACGAGTGCTTGAGCGGATCGCCGCCGGAGAAGAAATCCGCTTCTACGAAAGCATTTACCAAGGAGCGGACGAAGTGCGCATACCGCTCGCGATCGATGGGAGACTGGAGGCTTCGGAAGACGAGCCGTCCATCCAGCTCTACCTCCGCCCGGAAGACATGATTTCTTCCCAATTTAGCGACTCCGCCCAACCAGCCGCTCCCAAGACAGAAAACGTCTCCCTCCGCCACGAGCGCTACACCCTGGCTCTCCGGGCTTCCAACGAAGGGATCTGGGATTGGAACCTCGAAACCGATGAGATTTATTTCTCCGATCGCATCCGCAGCTTCCTGGAAGTGGAGGACGAGGAAATGCCCAATATCTTCACCAACCTCAAGGCCTGGGTCCATCCGGACTACTACGCGCTCGTCCACTCCCAACTCACGCAATACCTCCGGGACGCTCGGGAAACCCCGACCCTCGACATCGAAGCCCGCTTTCAGCGCAAGAGTGGCGACTACATTTGGCTGCGGATGAGCGCCATTGGCGTTTGGGATGAGCAAGACCGCCCCTTGCGGCTGGCTGGCTCGATGATCAATATCAGCCCTCGCAAAACCATCGAAGAAGCCCTTCAGGAAGAGCGGCACCTGCTGCGCACCCTCATCGATAACATCCCCGTCCACGTCTACTTCAAAGACAAAGACTCGAAATTCACCCTCGCTAATCAAAGCCAAGCCGAACTACTCGGTCGCAGCCGGCCTCAGGAAGTGATTGGGAAAAGCGATGCCGACTTCTTCAGCGAACAGCACCAAAAGATCGCCCTCGCTGACGAAACCAAAATCATGCGCACAGGGCAACCGCTCGTCCGCAAACTAGAACGCCTCACCTACGCCGGATCGAAGCAGGATGAGGTCAGTTGGATGATGACGAGCAAGATGCCCCTCTTCGACAAGGCGGGCACCATCCGAGGGACCTTCGGCGTCTCCAACGACGTGACCGAACTGGTGGAAACCCAGCGCAAATTGCAAGAGGCCAGCTCCAAATTGGAGGCGAAAAACGAGTCCATGCAGGAGGAATTCGCCCTCGCTCGCGAGCTCCAGATCGCGCTCTTGCCGCAGGAGATGCCCACCATCCGCTTTGGCGAACAAAGCTCCACCCTCTGCCTCACGCAGCGCTTTCTTCCCACGACCGCGGTCGCCGGCGACATCTTCCACATCGTGCCCATCAGCCCCACCCAAGTGGGGGTGCTCGTCTGCGATGTCATGGGACACGGAGTCCGCGCCGCCATGGTCGGCGCCATCCTGCGAGGCATCATTGAGGAAAAGCGGGACCTCTCCCAAAATCCCGGCCAGCTCATTCACCACCTGAATCAGCGCCTGGTGCGCGTCTTTCGGGATGCCGACATCACCATGATGGCGACCGCTTGCTACACCCTGATCGATACCGAGCGTCGCTCCCTCATCGTGACGAGCGCCGGGCACCCCATGCCACTCTCCTTCAAACGGGAAGAGCAAACCTGCCAACCTCTGGGAGAGGACAGTGATTTTCAAGCCGGACCTGCGCTCGGCTTGGTGGGAGACACCTCTTACGACACCCTCGAGTGCTCCATGGACACCATCAACGGGCTCCTCCTCTACACCGATGGCATCGCAGAGGTCGAGAATGAAGCGGGCGAATTCTTTGGCGAAGGCGCCATGCAAAAAACCATTGGGGATCTCATGCGAGAGCCCAAACTCGAATTGGTGGATCGCCTCCTGGTCGTCGCACAAGAGTTTTCCGGCCGGAAGGACTTTGATGACGATGTCACCCTCATCGCCATCGAGTAATACCAAACTGCCGGATAAGGTGGTAGAGCGGCCGCCCCACTTCCCTCCCCGGCCATCATTCCGAGGGAATACCCGAGACTCTCGCTGATTCGTATCACCCACGATTCACTCGTTACAAAATACATGACCACCGCTACCGCCCCTCAACCTCTTGTCTTCGATCCCGCCCAGCGAACCTTCCCCCCCTTCGATCTCGCTCGACTCCTCGGCTCCGTCTTCGAACCGACGGAAGGCTGCAAAGTCTGCATTCTGATCGACTTGGAAGCGCCCGCCACCGAGTTCGCCGGACACGCTTACCTGGAAAATCCAGACTACGCCATCCAGCGCAAGGCCTACGAAGTCTTCTACCACGGGCTGCGGGATGGCGTCATGAAAGAGCTTGGTCTGCACGGCGGGGAAATGTTCGCCTACGAAATGACCCACGGCTCCAACCTCGACCTGAAGGACGCCGTCTGGGACATCGAGGGCAATCAACTCTCCTTCGACCAAGATCTCTACCCGGACTACGACCTGATTCTGTGCGTCTCCACCTTCTCAGCGACCGCCCCCCTGACTGCAAAGGCCAAACAATTCGGCTTCCGCGGGGCCACCATGCATGGGGTCAATGATGTCATTTTGAATACAGGCCTGGCCGTCGATTATCGGGACGTCAGCCGGGACGCCGAAAAACTCCGCTTGGCCCTCAGCAACGCCGACACCATCGAAATCGACTTCTCCTTGGAGGATGGCAAGGTTCTCACCGCCTCCCTCGACCTCAACGGTCAAGACGCCCAGAAATCCCATGGTCTCTGTCACGGCCGGACACCCGACATCGCCAACCTCCCGGCCGGAGAAGTCTACTTCGTCCCCGTGGATGCCAATGGCCAGTTTCCCATGAAGTATGAAGATGGCACCCTCGGTGTCTTGGAAGTGCGGGATCGCAACATCATCCACTCCACCCTCATTGAGGGGAACCAGGAAACCATCGACGCGCACAACCAACGGCTCGCCGATGACCCCATGACGGGAACCTTGGGCGAACTCGGATTCGGAACCCAGGTTCTCCCCGTCTCAGGCGCGGACATCCAAGACGAAAAAGTTCTTGGCACCTGTCACTTGGCCACGGGTCGCGATGACCACCTCGGGGGCGACATCGTTCCCGAAATGTTCAAGAAGCACGAAAACAGCACCCACGACGACATCCTCTTCGCCCCCCACAAAACGCCGAATTTTGATCTCAAACAAGTTCGCATGAAGCGCGGAGACCAAGAAGAAGTGCTCATCGAACACTTCCGTCCCAGCGAATACCTGATCGCCGCTCTCCAAAACTAGAAGCGGTCTCGCAAATAGAAGTCGTGGAGGAATAGGGCAGAGAAACAATAGGATATCGCGAAGACCATCCCAGCAGAAGACCCCCGAAAACTACAGTAGCAAGCTTTCCCCGGTGGCCCGCGACGTCCCCGGCGCGGTGGGGGAGACTTCTTCTACAGGGTGCAGTTCATCCCCAAGTGATAGGTAGCCGGAAAGGCCGTGGGTAGGTGACTGGTTTACGAATTAGCTCATCGCACCCGCCGCGCCGGGGACGTCGCGGCCCACCGATACTAGGCGGTTTCAAAAAGCGGTCTCCATGAATAGAAATCGTCCTATTTATGAGACCGCTTCTAGCCACCTCATACCAAGCTGCAGAATTGGCTGGTAGAATGGCCGAGTGAATTTCGGGCCAGACCAAGGCGCGACGAGGGCGCGGTGCAGGCACCGCAACCGAGGAGCAACGCAGGGCTGGCTCGAAAGACTCCCGCTCTTCCTACCCCGCGCTTCAGCGCCTCTTCCCCTCACCACCTTCCCTCCATTCTTCCAGTGAATTCTGGAGCTTGGTATAAAGCGGGTGGCGAAAGCGCGAGAGGCTTTGCTTGCCCCCCGCACTTTTCTGTTTCCCGGAACCTTCCCAAGCGAACACAAAAAAGCCTGCATTCGAAAATCGAATGCAGGCTTTGGGTGAAGGTTACAAAAAGGTTCAGCCAGCCGAATAGGGCAGGGAGGAATCTTGTAGGAAGATCAAAACCCTTCCGTCTTCCATCTTCACATACCCTTTGGAATACTCGACCTTGGTCTCGGTTCCATCAGGGCCTGTGAAGTAGTAGTGGCCCATCGCGATCGCGATGTTGCCCTGCATGCTCACGGTGTGGTTGTCGAAGCGAACATTCGACCACGGCTTGAGCGCGAAGCCCTTGTCCTCAGCATAGCTGTCATTCCCCGAAACGAAGTAGCTCAATGCTCCTTCGAGATCAGGGCGGAAGGGCGTTTCCGCGGCCAAGGTGGGCTTGAACTGAATGGCTCCCAGTTCGAAGGCGTAGGCTGCGGTAGCGGCTTCTTCAGCGACTTTCGGAGCATCTTCTCCAGCGGCCCCGATGGCCACGACGGCATCACCCCACATTTTCTGGGCCGCCTTCACATCTTCAGCAGTGATGGCGGGTCCTTCAGGGAGGGAAGTGACGTGAGGAGCGAGGTCCGCTTTCAGCGAGAACGGCACAGCCAAAAGGGCTGCGAGGGATAACGATTTTTGGATTAGGTTGTTATTGCGCATGGCACCCTTGATACGACACGCGCGGCGGATTCCGTCTACTTTTTATGACTTAAAATTCATGTTTTGAATTACACGACTAAAACAGCAGCCCAAGACCTCCTGCTCTCTTCCCCTTCTGGTGGCGACTAGAAAAGCGTTCAGTCGCTCTCGTCGCCTTTTCGGTCTAGAATCCTCCAGCCGTGGAAAAACCTTTGCCTCAAGCCAGTCGCTCTTGGTCCTTCTCCGAGTGGAGCGAATTCGAGGTGCTCGCCGGTTCGGAATCGGAGCCCGCCCCGCTCGCGGTTCCCGTCCGCGGGGGGGCTGAGGAACGGCAGGCCCTCTTTCGCCGATGGCTTCAGCAGACGAGCCCGGATCTGCCCACCGGCAAAAAGTTGGCCAGCCTGTTGCAAGGAGCCGCGCTCCTCCTGGGCCTGCTGGGGGCCCTCCTCGGGATCGCCACCCTCTTTGGGCTGCGGTCCGTCGCGAGCGATTCCATTCATCTGGTTCTCTTCCTTTTGAGCGCTCTCGCCATCCCCTGGCTCTTTCTGGTTCTGCTGGCAGTGGGGGCCCTGCTGGGGGCTCCCGCTCGCCTCTCTCCAGCGTGGGGACTTCTTCGCCTCGGCCTGGCCAAGGGTCTTCGTTCTGTTTTGCCTGGACCCACGGCAGTCATTCTCCAAGAGAAACCCTTTCTCTTTCGCTTGGCCTCTCTCAGCCAATGGCTACCGCTGGGATTCTTTCTCGGCCTGCTGGCCGGCTTCTTTGCCTGCTTGATGGCCTTCGACACGCGCTTCCATTGGGAAAGCTCCTTTGGCAGCGCCACTCAGGGCCTCCTGGAAGCCACCTTGGGGATCTTGGAAACGCCTTGGTCTTGGACCGGCCACGCCTTGGCGCCGGGCCGCGAAGCCCTGGAAGCCGCGCAACAGCGATTCATCGGCTCAGAGAAACTCCCTCCTCCCGCCAATGCGGCGGTCTGGTGGCCTTTTTTGGCGACCGCCCTGCTCGTCTGGGGGCTGCTCCCTCGGGTGCTCCTCTGGGGCGCCTTTCGTCTGGCAGAAAAAAAGGCGCTCCGCCATCTCTCCTTCGATGCGGTCCGTCATCGACGGCTCTGGAGGGCGCTGGTGGGCTCCGAGCTCCAACTGCCTCTCACCGCGCCAGAAGACGAGGCCGTGCTGCTCGATCTCGGAGGAAGCCAAGTCGCCCTGGAGAGCCTCCGCCCTTTCCTCCTCCAAAAACTCCGGATCGCGCCGACCGACAAACTCCGGGTGGGCGTCTTGGACGCGGCGGAAGAGGCTCGCGCCCTCGGGATCGCCAGCCAAGCCTCCGGCGGAGTCGTGCTTTTGATCGAAGACTGGGCCTTTGCCCCCAAGCAATGCCAGGCCCTCTTAGCCAAGATTCGCGAAAAAGGCCGTCCGGAACTCCCCATCTGGTTGCTGGTTTTTGACGGCTCGCCCGGCCAGCCTCAGCCCCCCTCGCGAGAGCGCTTTGCCGCGGTCCAAGAATGGACCGATCAGTTGCAAGACCCGCACACCGCTTGCATTGCATGGGGCGCCTCATGACCGATTCGCCCGTCCTCCCGCAGCTGCCCCACTTCGTGGTGGTCGGCAAAGTCAACATGGGAAAGACCTCCGTGCTGGCGACCCTCCTGGAAATCGATGACCAGCGGCGCCTCCGCATCACCGCCACGCCTGGAGAAACGACCCGAGTTCAGGTCCTCCCCTTGGCCATCCAAGGCCGGGAAGTGGTGCGTTTTCTGGACAGCCCGGGATTCCATCAGGCCATCGAAGCCATGCGAGCCATCCAGGAGCGCGCCGGGGCCACCCGCGTGCCCAGCCTTGAGCACCTCCGCGGTTTTGCCGAAGCGGCGGAAAAAACGGGCGACTTCGAGGACGAGCGTTTGCTCCTCCAACCCATTCTCGCCGGGGCCGGCATCCTCTACGTCGTGGATGCCTCCAAACCTCTCCGCGATGACTTTGAGGCGGAAATGGAGATTCTCCGCTGGTCGGGTCGACCCCGCCTCGCCATCCTGAACGAGCAAAGCGAGCATCCCGAACACCGCGAAGCTTGGAAAACTCGACTGGGCAGCCACTTCAACCTCGTCCGCACCTTCAACGCCCACCAGGCCCGCTTTCCGCAGCGCCTCCAGCTTTTTGAAGCCCTTCTCTCGATCGAGGAAGATCACCGCGGCCACATCGAAGAAACCATACGCCACCTCCAAAACGAATGGTTGGATCGCCGCGCCCAGGCCGCCGAGTTCCTTTACGAACACTTCCGAAAGACCCTCCCCTGGCGAGCCGAAGCCGCCCTCACCCTGCCCGAGTTTGAGTCCCCCCGGCGCAAGGAGGCGGCCACCGAAACGCTGCGGGCCCGCTATCATCAGGGAATCGCGCAGCGGCAGCGCGCCTGTCTCGAAAAGCTCCTCTCCCTTTACCGGCATCACCTCCTGCAAGCCGAAGAGGCCGAGCTCGCTTTGCCCGACTTGGAAATCGCCGACACCTGGAAACGCTGGGGCCTCAATCGACAGCAACTCCTCTCGGCCGGGGCCGTGGCTGGGGCCACCGCCGGGGGCGCGCTCGACCTGGCCGTGGGCGGCACCTCCTTCTTGGCGGGCACCGCCCTGGGCGGGCTGCTGGGAGCGGGGGCGGCCTGGTGGCGGGGGGAGCAACTGCCCGAACTCAAGGTGGATGTCCAAGGAATCCGGCTCCACACCGACCGCACCCGCACCCTGGTAGTCGGCCCCCCTGGCAGCCCGAACTTCCCGTGGATTCTTTTGGATCATCTCCTCAACGCCTACCGCCAAATTCTCAGCCGGCCCCACGCCAAGCGAGAGGCCACCGTCCTCGAGAATGACAAAGCTGGCCCCAGTCACACCCTCTCCGGCCCAACTCGCCAGAACCTGCAACGCTTCTTCGCCCAGGCCCTCAAAAGCAAACTCTCACCCGATCAAGAAGTCCCCACCCTGACTGCCCTCGAAGACGCCCTCACCCAAGTTGAAGAACAGCTCACCTGACCCCGAAACCTCTTCCAAAAGATGAACCCCTACGAGTCCGAAAAACTCCTCCACGAATACCTCCTCTTCCACTACGGAGGCCCGGAGGAAATTCTGGAGTTTGACTTTGGACCGGTCAGCGCTCTCCACTTCGCGGTCCGCACCGTGAGCGAATCCGCCTCCCGGCTCCCGGGGTTCTTCCAAGAAGGGGGCGAGCCCGAGACGCAGGCCCTCGACTTGGGCTGTGCTGTGGGCCGTTCGAGCTTTGAGCTGAGCCGTTACTTTGCTCAGGTCCTGGGAATCGACTTCTCGCAAGCGTTCGTGAAAGCGGCCGAGGCCTTGCGCACCCGGCGAGAGCTGCCCTACCAGAAGCTGGAAGAGGGAGAAATCACCAGCCCGCTCGTGGCTCGCCTTCCGGAAACGGCCCACCCCGAACGGGTCCGCTTCCAACAAGGAGACGCCTGCAAGCTGCCGGACGACTTGGGCCCATTTGATCTCGTGCATGGAGCCAATCTCCTCTGCCGGCTCCCGGAACCGCAAGCCTTGCTCGACCGCCTGCCCACTCTCGTGAAGAAAGGAGGGGCGCTCATCTTGGCCACCCCTGCCACCTGGTTGGAGGACTACACCCCAAAGGATCGCTGGCTGGGAGGTCGTGTCGTCGAGGGCCAGGCGCGGACCACCTTGGAAAGCCTCTTGCGGCTCCTCAGCCCCCACTTCCGCTTACGGCATTATCAAGATCTGCCCTTCCTCATCCGAGAGACCCGCCGCAAGTTTCAATGGACGGTCAGCCAACTCAGCGTCTGGCAACGAGTCTAATACCAAGCTGCAGAATTGGCTGGGAGAATGGCCGAGTGGATTTCGGGCCAGACCAAGGCGCGACGAGGGCGCGGTGCAGGCACCGTAACCGAGGAGCAACGCAGGGCTGGCTCGAAAGACACCGCCTCTTCCTTCCCCGCGCTTCAGCGCCTCTTCCCCATATCACCTTCCCTCCATTCTACTAGTGAATTCTGGAGGTTGGTATAAGGAGGGGACGATGGGCAAACGCTTGTGCGATTGGAGCAAAAAGGAGATCGAAAAGGACTTTGATCGACTCCACGCCCTCCTCTTTCCGCCTGCCTTTTACTGTCGCAAGTGCGCCCGGGTGGCGGCGGAAAAGAAACTGCTCTGCAAAGGGGAAAAGCTGGGCTGATCCCCCTAACGCGAGCGGCGCTGAAAACGAACTTGGAGCGCGGACCAGTCTTCCAGCCCCTTTTCAAAGCGATCCCGTTTGGCTGCCTGCTTCAGAAGCGCCACCGAACGCCAAGAGAGAGTCAGAGGAAACTCCGTGAGCCCCTTTGGCCCCTCCACCACCACCACCAGAAGTCTCTCCAAGCGACGGCGAATCTGGTAAGCACTAAAATAGCTCACCTTCTCGAGCGCAGACCTGACCGCCAGAAACGCGCCCACCGATTCTTCAGGATCCTGTGCCAGGTGAGCCAAAGCCGTCCGGAGGTCCAAGAGAGCGTCTCCAATGAAAGGGCCCTTGCCAAACCACTCCACCGTCACGGCATCCACCAAACTCAATAAATTGCAGGTCTCCGAAAGCGGGCAATCCAGAGAGACATTCTTGGTTGGGCTGGAAGTTTCGAGCACGATAAGAGGGTGGTTCAGGTCCGGAGGGAATTCAACTCAGATTGCGACTCAGTCTCAAATTTTCCTCAAAAGAAAAGGCCGCGCCCGCGGCCTTTTCTTCGAAACGGTTATTTCAGATGGCTGCGAAGCATCCAAGCGGTTTTTTCATGGACCCGAAGGCGCTCGATGAAGAGATCCTCCGTCTGGGTATCGCCCGCCTCACAAGCGATCCGTCGTCCCTCCTTGGCGCGGGCCATGAGGGTATCGTGAGCGTCCAAAAGCTCTGCCACGAAATCTTTGGAAGAAAGACGCCGCTCGATCTGGCCAATCGCGGTCAGCTCTTGCAGCATCGTGAGCCCTCCAGGAGCGTAAGCGCCGAGGGCTCGGAGATGCTCCGCGATGTCATCCACCGCCGCGAAAAGCTCCTCATATTGCCCCTGAAAAGCCGTGTGGAGTTGGAAAAAATGGGGGCCCTCCACATTCCAGTGGGCCACTTGGGTCATAGCAAGGAGGGCGTAGCTGTCAGCCAGTAAATGTTCCAAGCTGCCCGTAATGGCAGAGGTTTCTTCAGCGGTGAGTGTCTTGGTTTCCATAATCAAATGAGCATCGTGTCATTTCTTCGAGGAGACAACACTTTTGCTTTGCTTACGTCTGGGCCCAGCGGTTTGATCCGAGCGAATCTCCGTCCTCCCTTCTTCCCCTATGACCGACCTCTCCTCTTCCCTGAAAGCCGCCGTCGAAAGCGGCCAACTCCTGCCCTCCAGCCGCGAGAACATCCTCTCTCTCTTGGAGGGCAGCAGCAACCCGATCTACTCGGAAAGCATTCAGGAATTGGTCCAGGGTGGCCAGTGGTCCGAGCTGAACGACCGCTTTTTCCGCACCTTGGCCTTTGGCACGGGGGGACTTCGCAGTCGCACCATCGGCAAGCTCGTGACCCAAGCCGAGCGCGGCACTCCTCAAGCGCTGGCTCGACCCGAGTTCCCCTGCACCGGGACCAACGCCATGAACTACTTCAACGTGGGCCGCTCCACCCGGGGCATGATCACCTACCTGAAAAAGTGGCTGACGGAACAGGGAGAGACCCATCGCAAGCCAGCCCTCGTCATCGCCCACGACACCCGCCACTTTTCGCGCGATTTCGCAGAGTTCGCCGCTCGCACGGCCGCCGAAAATGGCTGCCATGCCTACCTCAAGGACAGTTGTCGCTCCACCCCCTATCTGTCCTTTGCCACCCGTCACCTTCGAGCCGACGCCGGCATCATGCTCACGGCCAGCCACAACCCGCCGCACGACAACGGCTTCAAGGCCTACTTCAACGACGGTGCCCAAATCGTGGAGCCGCACGCCTCGGGCATCATCGCGGAAGTGAACGCCATCAAGAGCGAAACCTACCACCCTCTTCCCGAAAGCGAACAGGGAGAGGTCAAAGCCATCGGCGATGAAGTGGACGAGGCCTATCTCCAGAGCGTGGAAGGGCTTCTCTTGCGACCGGAACTCCTCAAGACGGACCATCCACCCAAGGTCGTCTTCACCAACATCCACGGCACAGGGGGCATTCACTCCCCCCTGCTTCTGCGAAAGTTGGGTTTCGACTGCCTCACCGTGCCGGAGCAAGACGTCCAGGATGGCCGCTTCCCGACCGTCGAGTCACCCAATCCCGAAAACGCTCCCGCACTCCAAATGGGGATCGACCTCGCGGAAAAGGAGGGGGCCGACATCGTCATTGGCACCGACCCCGATTGCGACCGCATGGGAGTGGTGGTGCGCGACGCCCACGGCAAGATGGTCTTGCTGACCGGGAATCAGATTGGCTCGCTCATGGCCTGGTATCGCACCAAAACCATGTTCGAACTGGGTTGGCTGAATGAGGAAAACAAAGGCCAGGCCGTCATCATCAAAACCTTCGTCACCACTGATCTCCAAAAGAAAATCGCCCAGGCCTACGGAGTCCATTGGGTCGACACCCTCACGGGCTTCAAATACATCGGCGACAAGCTATTGAAGTATGAAAAAGCCGTTCCGGGGAACCTGGGAAATGCCTATCGAGAGCTCAGCCCCGAGGCATCTCGCGCGCTCCGGCTCGAACACAGCAAATTCTTCATCTTCGGGGGCGAGGAAAGCTATGGCTACCTCGGGAGCGACAGCGTGCGGGACAAAGACGGAAATGGGGCCGTCGTCATGTTCGCCGAACTCGCAGCCTACGCCGCTCATCGAGGTCTCACCTTGCCGGAACTCCTCGACGAAGTCTTCGCCCAGTATGGTTACTTCAAGGAGACCGTCGAGAGCGTCTACTACGAGGGCGCTAGCGGAGCCGCTCAGATTCAGAAACTGGCCAATTCCTACTCCGAAAATCCGCCGAGCGAAATGGCCGGCGTGGCCGTGACCGACGTGATGGACTTTGCCAAAAAAGACTACCTGGACGCCGAAGGCGACCCCATCCCGAAGGAAAAAATGATCATCATGACCTTTGCCAACGGGTATCGACTGGCCGTCCGCCCCAGCGGGACCGAGCCCAAAATCAAATACTACCTCTTCGGCCAATGCCTGCCCGAAGAAGGAGCCGCGCTCACTCCGGAGGAACTGGCGGCCGCCAAGGAAGCCGTCGCCACCCAGAGCGCTCTCC
It encodes the following:
- a CDS encoding DUF3482 domain-containing protein, which gives rise to MTDSPVLPQLPHFVVVGKVNMGKTSVLATLLEIDDQRRLRITATPGETTRVQVLPLAIQGREVVRFLDSPGFHQAIEAMRAIQERAGATRVPSLEHLRGFAEAAEKTGDFEDERLLLQPILAGAGILYVVDASKPLRDDFEAEMEILRWSGRPRLAILNEQSEHPEHREAWKTRLGSHFNLVRTFNAHQARFPQRLQLFEALLSIEEDHRGHIEETIRHLQNEWLDRRAQAAEFLYEHFRKTLPWRAEAALTLPEFESPRRKEAATETLRARYHQGIAQRQRACLEKLLSLYRHHLLQAEEAELALPDLEIADTWKRWGLNRQQLLSAGAVAGATAGGALDLAVGGTSFLAGTALGGLLGAGAAWWRGEQLPELKVDVQGIRLHTDRTRTLVVGPPGSPNFPWILLDHLLNAYRQILSRPHAKREATVLENDKAGPSHTLSGPTRQNLQRFFAQALKSKLSPDQEVPTLTALEDALTQVEEQLT
- a CDS encoding putative 4-mercaptohistidine N1-methyltransferase, whose amino-acid sequence is MNPYESEKLLHEYLLFHYGGPEEILEFDFGPVSALHFAVRTVSESASRLPGFFQEGGEPETQALDLGCAVGRSSFELSRYFAQVLGIDFSQAFVKAAEALRTRRELPYQKLEEGEITSPLVARLPETAHPERVRFQQGDACKLPDDLGPFDLVHGANLLCRLPEPQALLDRLPTLVKKGGALILATPATWLEDYTPKDRWLGGRVVEGQARTTLESLLRLLSPHFRLRHYQDLPFLIRETRRKFQWTVSQLSVWQRV
- a CDS encoding DNA starvation/stationary phase protection protein is translated as METKTLTAEETSAITGSLEHLLADSYALLAMTQVAHWNVEGPHFFQLHTAFQGQYEELFAAVDDIAEHLRALGAYAPGGLTMLQELTAIGQIERRLSSKDFVAELLDAHDTLMARAKEGRRIACEAGDTQTEDLFIERLRVHEKTAWMLRSHLK
- a CDS encoding phospho-sugar mutase translates to MTDLSSSLKAAVESGQLLPSSRENILSLLEGSSNPIYSESIQELVQGGQWSELNDRFFRTLAFGTGGLRSRTIGKLVTQAERGTPQALARPEFPCTGTNAMNYFNVGRSTRGMITYLKKWLTEQGETHRKPALVIAHDTRHFSRDFAEFAARTAAENGCHAYLKDSCRSTPYLSFATRHLRADAGIMLTASHNPPHDNGFKAYFNDGAQIVEPHASGIIAEVNAIKSETYHPLPESEQGEVKAIGDEVDEAYLQSVEGLLLRPELLKTDHPPKVVFTNIHGTGGIHSPLLLRKLGFDCLTVPEQDVQDGRFPTVESPNPENAPALQMGIDLAEKEGADIVIGTDPDCDRMGVVVRDAHGKMVLLTGNQIGSLMAWYRTKTMFELGWLNEENKGQAVIIKTFVTTDLQKKIAQAYGVHWVDTLTGFKYIGDKLLKYEKAVPGNLGNAYRELSPEASRALRLEHSKFFIFGGEESYGYLGSDSVRDKDGNGAVVMFAELAAYAAHRGLTLPELLDEVFAQYGYFKETVESVYYEGASGAAQIQKLANSYSENPPSEMAGVAVTDVMDFAKKDYLDAEGDPIPKEKMIIMTFANGYRLAVRPSGTEPKIKYYLFGQCLPEEGAALTPEELAAAKEAVATQSALLFKAIEADAAQRVED